The following coding sequences are from one Streptomyces sp. NBC_01294 window:
- a CDS encoding DUF1876 domain-containing protein: MATLVGWHVELEFTEEGHRTSAAALVRLGDGSEIKARGYALRHPSDPEQLRVGEEIAGARALMDLASQMLQKAHSEIDEATGRHSYPLNR; this comes from the coding sequence ATGGCCACGCTCGTCGGATGGCATGTGGAGCTCGAATTCACCGAGGAGGGCCACCGCACCAGTGCGGCGGCCCTGGTCAGGCTCGGGGACGGCTCCGAGATCAAGGCGCGAGGCTATGCCTTGCGTCACCCCTCCGACCCGGAGCAGCTGAGGGTCGGGGAAGAGATCGCGGGCGCTCGCGCGCTCATGGATCTCGCGTCGCAGATGTTGCAGAAGGCCCACTCCGAGATCGACGAGGCGACGGGCCGTCATTCCTACCCGCTCAATCGCTGA